DNA sequence from the Thermococcus gammatolerans EJ3 genome:
ACGCTAAAGGGTTGATCACCCAACCATTAACCATGCCCGACGAGGAGCTCGCAAGGGAAGTGCAGGAGCTCAGGAAGGCGCTCGAAGAGCTCAGGGAGAGCTTCGCCCTCGTTTCCCAGCTGGCGCAGGCTTACCTTCGGCTCATCAATCTATACGCCCAGTACGGTAGCCTGGGAATAGAGGTAGCCGTTCCCGAAGTCACCGATCCCATATCGAGGGAAATCGTCCGGATTCTCTTCGACCTCAAGCGGGCCAACGTGAGCCAGATAGCGCGGGAGCTGAAGGGTAGGCGCGGAAAGGCTTCCCGCAACACGGTTCGAGCGAAGCTGGCCGAGCTGAAGGAGATGGGCATCGTCGTTGAGATTCCCGGCGAGCGGGGAAAATGCTACGCCCTCTCAAAGAGGGTGGTCAAAAAGTGGCTCGAAATAATCGGAATCCCGATTAAGCTTGACCGGACTAATGATTATCGGGGTGGTTGACATGGTGGATGAAAAGGGTGGAACTCCGAAGAAGCTGGAGGAACTCCTAAATGAGATTGTAGAAGAGATGAGGAACGCCAGGAGCGAGGAGGAGCTCGAAGTCCTCAGGAAGAAGGCGGACATACTGGAGGACCTCATAGAGGCCTACGA
Encoded proteins:
- a CDS encoding helix-turn-helix domain-containing protein, with translation MPDEELAREVQELRKALEELRESFALVSQLAQAYLRLINLYAQYGSLGIEVAVPEVTDPISREIVRILFDLKRANVSQIARELKGRRGKASRNTVRAKLAELKEMGIVVEIPGERGKCYALSKRVVKKWLEIIGIPIKLDRTNDYRGG